The DNA region cattggagggtgtcataatgatcctacacttttaatttaattgcagttttgaccttgtcagccagagatatatCTTATGaaaaacctaatttttttgcttttaattttttttaactagcaggtggctatacatggaaaataagtggtaatgggatgggttgacatgccccttaagaccaacatacataaaaggtggacctcctaggcccctgggttgtcgagatattcacagaaaactgtctccgatacctacaggccagttggtgtatagtaacataaattaattgtgtgtggccccatgagcggaattcacaaaacttggcgtgcatacagaggggtgtcataatgatcctacaattccaatttagtgcagtttgactatgttGGGTCCAGAATGCAGctaattacaacacctcattttacttttttgtgtttaactgggtggcgctatacatggaaatgagtggttatggaatgggttgacatggcccttgagatcaacatacaaaaaaaatggtcctccctaaaccctacagtttgAATATTCTGAAAACTGTGTttgcctaccctcctttcaggtcagtccagcgggggggctacagatcaaaacgaaaacgatggttccatgctatccatgtggggttacatgcccaccaagtttcccgggatctttcagtgtcccggaatcattgtgGAAGgttgggcaaaaaaaaaaaaaaaaatctattcaaACCTATATTAAAACTCTTGTGGCCGGATCATAATAAGCTATATAACCGCAGCATTGTCTACGTCAATGTGTAGGCTAACGGTATGTGGACTACTGGTACTCATAACAGCAACTCACgggatctctctccctcccttggaAACTGTTAAAAGCGTTGTTACCCCAAGTTAACCCCAGATACGAGGATACCACGAGTTTGCCCGTTTGGTATTTTTAGACTACTTTGATTGGTGGAGGTTTAGATTTTACCTTGTGGATGTTGATATTGCATGAGTCTCTTTGATAGCCAAGACTGTAAGTTAAACTCCTCGCATCAACAATCTGCCCTGAAACTGGCTTCAGGGTGGTAGAAAAGGGACATTGGATTCTGTTTACAGACCAGCTGTGGTTTAGTTACCAGCCAGTAAAAAGCATTATTATCGATCTGTGATATCGTCGGTCATGGTTTATACTCTATGGTGGAGTGCTAGCTTGTGAGTTGAGTGTTTCCAAGGTGTTTAGCTGCTAGCCCTTTCCTAGATTGGATAGGTATGGTAGCCTATCTAACACTGGACATCATGGGACCTCAttgtaatatttttaaaaaaaaggtcACCTTATATAACAGCTAAGATATATCTTTAGCTTTtccgtgacctttgacctttacgtgtcacttaatattaatttctgtacaaaatcaagacgggagattctttagaaaacgcaatttaatttaatattgttgtaatggtaggataactacatagtttacacaataattacactgtgttatattgtatatcaatgcatttattgactgtcaattacccaaaatcgtggctctgtctatcattgaacagtagcctatttaatgcattctaatcactgatctataaagaacacAAGTGAACTATGCAGTGCCCTTAGACGGTCTCAAACTGTAGGCCAGTGGTCCCAATATGGCGGCGGTGTTCCGATTCCATTGGCTTCATTGTTGATGGAGGCAACAATGGGATAGTCCAGAGGCAAGCCTCTGGGAGAACCTGGCCACACTCCGTTATAGAGTCCCATTGTGTGCGGAgtttttggttgcagttccaccagatttccactgggggcggtgccatgagtgcagaatgaatggggagTCAATGGGTGGGAGCTAGGCGGCtaaaatttgtctctttcaccctGATTGTCGATTgactcagatttgattgtagtttgtataacttcaacatgggttataggtcaaggATTGAATGAAcaagtacttatgtccttttgttttcttacaggttgggtcattattgcccataacacgctaacATTGTGCTGATGAATGACGCCATTGAcatgtttgaaaggctttttagaacaattaagtgactttaaaaaatataatactcaaccaagtgtattttctttgcctcccttTTCAATCTAAtattcaaatgacttgaaaaaaaaaaaaaatagaaaagtggatttttacagctccatagaccccatACATTCTGCACTGGTGGAATGGCGCCCTCATaatggaaccacagaaggaacagcaaccagttcagaaaccgaaGTTttcgagagtggcagttctccccttattagacattctctggataGTCTATCCAGcgttctttatagatcagtgattctaatccattgtcaatcacttcaGAACTAGTTGAGGTTTACACAAACCATTGACCAACGGAtttttgaacacccattgtctTAACTCTACCTTTATTAAcgttttcatgtgacgtattctaggttctatagctttgtttacatccagctggtaggcagggacaagttgaaccccaTTGAGCAtcgtctgcagctgcctctcagtaggctacatctctgtattttcagcaatgtcaacatttcaggcatcaataaaggtgatgatgaagcgttatcccattgttcaatatttgatagcctgtaacaggaacgttgtttttggctaaaatcgccctgatttggtgcattgatctgtatcgataacgttatgggagaacctgcatgtagcctaatggtagcctaacttttacTGTTCAAAACTCGGATTAATGAAGACGATAGCCTTtctagaagctgtgaaatttgaccagaaaagaacatgtcttccttctgaaactgacacaaaatcaaacaatatttgatcatttagcttcaactgaacagcgacaggtttggtaggcagtagactctcAGCAGAGCGTTaaacggtagcctactgttatagccagcgatcagtcagcatcataacattaatggcgttagtcatgaatcctgtaacatattatatcatataacagcgatggcttattgaaggcgatctgcatggatatataacccacccagaaaaactcagaatgtgagtgataaagttcattaattgtatgaaactttttattagttatccattgcagcatcgcctatattaggctgttatgctagctcagcctttaaatatgttgttattttggtcatgtggacttgattaaacgggtaaagataattcataaactgcttatttctttacATGGCCTGAAGCAGTAGCCTggggttcaacagtggtgtttgaggttgctgtgttgttgttgtgtgtgatcgctaaacaattaggatccaaatcagtttatttttgaCACTTATCTGAGGAGTTAGCCTAAATGACcttagcctatagcacataaacctattctgttttcatttattagcatttgttgtgatttatataatcaaatgacactcatgataacttgaaatagaaggacagaagataggtgatgtCCACAAGCCGCAATTTCACcggacaaattagaacaaactgttcgtaaaaaataatcttgccatgtttaaaatgctgcactttttccttcatagcctatctctggcaattcattttttggatgactgtagataatAGTTGTATTTTAACCCTACGTCTTAaacagacagtaggctacaccgattaggctatcttgagaataaaaaagacttcacagctgctaatgaTTATCCTCCACAACcaacgaggataggtaggctatctGATTAGGTTAGTAgccttttgcttcttattgtaaaaccaactgttaggcctacacaagtggtcgggcatccggtcaatatttgatattaaaatttaaattttgaagctatttgtaactatgtgtagcctatgcaaaccGACAgctgtaggcttgcctaccactctctgcagtgccttgcctaccattcttgcctaccactctagttgtaaacaagcggtcacatgacattatgacgtaggtgcaaaaccttattATGGCTCTGTTCTAGccaatagagctgcacagtcccgcggccacagccaaaatgcgattaggtgccggatgtaagattcccattcatttgtcccattgacgtttggaaaaTCTGTATCtaaaagagttttacagcatgtcttaggctaaccagctacggcataactcataagcatacaacatatcataaGCAAATATCCCAACCAGCCTACTCGTTCACATCAGGCTATGATGGCTAGTTACTGGTTCGAGCAGACTGgcttagctagctagcatcgACCGCaaaataaacatgtatttaaCGAAAGGACACATTTTACAGCGTGTATCATCTGCTCAAACATTACACAAAAGACCAAAAATAAGAATGGGGGGTCTGaccaaaacaagaaacaaagtACTTAACAACAGCCACAACCTTCTATGGCGCCACACCAACATTAACGGCAGTGCTTCGTAACGCTACCTGactcatcctatgctgtcatcactgctcagtcgggctgatgcatggactggtgcatggtctgctcttggaccaccatattcagtttattaatttgccgtgaattattacacaaaatgttcattaaatgcacaaagtattcctaggttaatgattgatatgaatcatacagtatgaaggctacagtagccctagctaatgttaactagcactgctagcagcattaacgattaccaacctccctgcttaactcaccacaactttgtaggtcttgtccctcatgctggcccttacaaaacccacaaactgactctcggacacacaacagtcaataatgtgaccgatttaaagtggctttcacccctttggacactcactaaaaacataatatatttcatacctgtgttgcagcatgtaggctaatgttagctgcattatataatgacatacaatgtcggaaatgctaaaggttagcctgtcggctacctgaaaagtttgagtgtttgatagtgtattggctCCTGACtttgtgtgatgtataaaccccaatccttgttgatacaagtaccaatattcgtcaagaaagtttttaatcacattaagattttcgccataggcagtgaAAGACTTTCTCAATATTTAAGCCATCTTTCTCAATATTTttcgctgagaaagtttcaaactatgaccataacggcctttccaccaatcagaggcatcactgtgggattgtgggattgttcaggattgtgggtaatgaagtacttatccaagagatcgctaataaaaaggcatttatctcaaaacaaggttagtgccccatgaactcttggtgtctataggagcatatacaatcgcttagtacagccgtagctggttttaagtctaccacgtgcagttaagtttttatggcttataccgcaattgtcaatggagaaattgcattgaatttttacatccagcatcggctgtgggcgggactgcgCCGCTCTATTTCCAATTTTCCGAGATCTAGGCACCAATCAGAACCCTTGAGGCGGGCTTTACACGATGACGATAGCGCACCCTGTTGAAGaagccaggtttaaaaaaaaaaaataaaaaaaaaaacatcaacgatGGCTGCTGCCGCTTGTTTGAAGCTGCTATCACGTTGGTTTAAGACAGGGAGTTAAAAGGTTCTTAACTGcgtccttatgttggaatatgcaacATTGTACAAACATGTAAGGGGTACCTATGTGATATCTGCAACagtggtaggctactgaaaacggtttgatattttgttcatttataggcctacagtagctgGACACGTAGCCGGCAGAAAACACATAAGCTACTTTTGAATTGGTGTGCTATGCGAGCATAAGTCGAATGCTCACTTCAGTGTTTGCATTGAAACAATTCCGGCATGATTGCTTTGAACGTTTCAGTCTCTCGTCCCCCGTTCCTGCTTTATATGTCCCGGTTAGCCAgaaaggacgaatgaaacaaaatgctcgTTTGAACGTCaatggttttgttcagagctgaaaatgcaattgtgtttgacagagggcagATGTAAATTGCTAGTGACAAAGTAATAGCTTTCAATGtggcacgatgtctttgtaaattagcctatgtttaattaaaaagtggttaattcttcctgcttctccctacaaccagacagtgttgcaaattgtgtgtttccgtcactctgtctctttcgttgctctgattggtttttggCCTCTCCGAGGCATTTTGATCCGTTTGGGAACGCCCTTTGGAAATGGGCTGTGAACGAACCTtccccagacccactctcagttacgactgagaagggtctggtttTAACCGGGCTAATGCCAGACCAAAGTTTTATAGaaaattaatgttttttttgcaaGTTGATAAGCAGTTTGCCTCTCCGATGATTGAAGTAATTATTGAGAATAGATCGTCTTCATtttctattaaaaaaaaacctgaaactCACGTGGTGTAAACTGTTGTTGACATGGTGCAATGCTTCCTGAATGCAATCATCAGTCAGAGTTTCATAGCCTATTGCCGAtttttaacgttaacgttatgtaATCAGAACAGATTAGGCAAATATACCGTTACATTATAAATGTTATCTTTCAAACTAGTGCAAACTTTTCCTTTCAATACCCCGGaaaaatacataaaagcatCGACATGTTTCAATCTAGTGATTTTCACCTCTTGAAATTGATTTATTCTCgttttaaaagaaagaacacagCGAAGCAATGGAAAACACCATCTCTGGTTCGGTTGTTTAGAACAGAAAATCTGGTTGCCAGGACAGCGTCAAAATTACGTCACAAAATAGGTCTAGAATGAAAGTCATATTGATCTCAAGTTTTTAGCTTGGTTAACGGGCAAAAATGAATTATTTATTCCTGTGTtcgaaagagtgtttcattggcaacacacacaaacaatgacaataaaatagtacacaatatatatttatattttcttattGTTTAATCAGAGAAGTCCGAaactagtgccatttcgttccattgCAATCTTGATACTAACTAGACAGTCTTTCTGGCTCTGAATCTTTTAGCACGGCCTGCCGTTATGGAGTTGTATTACGTCTCACGCATGCATAGAACGTCCACTCGGCGTCGGCATTGGTTTGGTGTGTTCTGAGGCACTTTTTTGACCGACTCGGGGAGATGGGAGCTGACTGATCAGTCCGACTGCTTTTCTGCTGTCGGTCGGCCGTCGGCTTGGTGTGTCCCGGCAGGGGCGCCGCAAGGGTTGTATTCTATTGTACGCACCATGGCTCAGGACGCTAATCTctcccccaaaaaaaataaCTGGTGCATGGCTACCCTACACATAGATGTTTCGAGCTTTTTAAAATTTCTGGGAGATTTCACCCCTGGGATTTTTCACCATTTTAACacaatttgggtgggacagaaatacctttacagagcagctctggccatatcggctctggctcatGTGATGTGAacattgctttaaatgcattatcgcttcactacccaacacgcgaacaagggaaagaaaagaaaagaaaagaagaaagcaaTGAGTCTATGTCGCGATTCGCCTAGGCCTAAAGAAAAGACCgctatggtcacctaacaataaggatttgcttacactgctgtttggttgtcccaaactttgagatgatccattaactgaatcttatcaatctTGAAACCCAAACTACGACGTTCCAAACACTGACTGTAGAATGCAATgcctaatctcactgccttcatCAACTGCTAAGAACAGTACgccttttactgttaaacacctgaataacattgttttttttagcgCCAGGACTGCTCATCATgttgtgacaaagtttacaccaatcatcatcttctaaagGATCCTTATGTTGATATGTCTATTCTCTTTGCCCTAatcataggctatcatttgtgtgtgaagcatgtttcaattaagacacaAGCTATTTCTAATGTTGCaatattgaatgattttcaTGAATAAAGCGTTGAAAAATtatacgcacagtgcgtacaggattacgcCTGGCGGCGCTACTGTGCATGTGCAAGGGGACGTTCTTAAATAACGAGACTGCCGACAGTTTAGGTCAGGTGAAAGTTTTAGCGAGTTTAGGCTATACGTGTTAGAAAACTCTGTCACAACCTGCCTGTTATTTCAATTGTTTTTTAAATCATTGGTGGGGTtgtcgccccccccccccacccccaaggaTGAAATTCATTCAGCAGAGGAAGGGATATAAAAACCAGAATAGGAGTTGATCCCCCCcaacaaatcgcaccctgcctACGATCCTAAATATCATCAGGCCACTTTGTGAGTTTCTTGTTATCAATTGTTATGAAAATTTTAGCTTAACTATTAATAGGAAGGCTGTTACGTATTTGTGTTTCTAACATGTCTTTATTTTTTGGTAGAGTGTAGAAGGTCTACAAAACAGCATGGTCTGATCTCTCTACAGTCCCCACAGAACTGAGGTAAATTAACATCCAAGTCATTTGTAACACTTTTGTTATTAAGTTTATTAGGACCATTTCTGGTGTAACTTACAACTCTGCTGGTGTAAAACAAGTTTCTGATATTTCTTGCAGGCCAGAATAAATGAGCCGAAGAACTCTTCCACCCAGCATGGAAGACTGGACAAGAGAGGATGTCCATCACTGGCTTTGTCAGGAAGTTAATGTTTATAAGAAATATGCTGATATACTGTTAGAGGAGGAAGTAGCTGGAATTGATCTACTGTCTTTTAAAAAGCAAGATCTTCTTGATCTTGGTCTAAAACATGGCCCTGCAGTAAGAATCATTGATATGCGAGACAAATGGAAAAATCAGCCACAACACACCACTCAGTCATGTTCAGTAGGGCATAATAACAAATCTGACATAGAGGCAGCTTCTTTTTGCTCTAAAGGCCATGTAAATGTGTTGGAAGCTAATGACAAATCATGTGCTGCAAACAACAAACCAGATGAAAGCCAAGCAAAAGATGACGTCATACCCAAGACACATTTGATCACCAGTTCCATTGAACATCAAGAGGAGGACTCTTCAGACTTACAACCACAACAATGCTCAGTTATCACCCAAACGGCATGTGATCATAAAGAATCCACAGTTGAATCTCTGATacaaaagaaaaatgcaaaGGTGTCATCTAAACCTCTGGCAGCCCAAAGAGAGGAGACAAAAAGAAGTGACCCAGAGCAAGCTCAACAAAGCCATGAGAAAAAGACAAGACATATAAAGAATCTCTGTGATTTCTATCCATTTGATACTGTTGCATCTCACAGATATATCCAGCACAACATCCTTCCACCAGAGACAGGGCCAGGTAATTTGATTACACCAGTTCATGAGTTCAAGTTCATGGGAAGAACCACTGACATCAACATTCTGAAAAGAAAATTTAACCAGGAGGTTTATCGTTTTGCAGCAGGTTGTATGAATAGTCGCACAAATGGCACAATCCACATAGGAATAGCAGATTCAAAATACACTGATTTTTGCCATGGAGAAATAATTGGAATAAAGATTGAGCAATGGGATGCAATTATTGATCACTTCAATAATGGGCTAAATTCATATTTTGACGAGAATTCTGAGGATGCAAAGAAGTGTATTCGACAGCCAAGATTTGTACAGGTGATTTACTCAAACATGACATGTTCTGACCTCTATGTTATTGAAGTAGACATTGTCCCAAGCCATAACATAACATGTGACAAGACATATTACATCCAGACACTAGAGAGCAATAACAACTGGAAGAAGTCTAAGGAAAAGTCTTTATTTGTGAGAGAGGGAGCTGCAACCAAAGATATTTGCTCTTCGAATCCAGAGGTCTTCCGACGTGGATTAGAGGCATTTAAGAGGAGCATGACAATGTTGGATTCAAAAAGGGAACAAATGGAAAAGAGGCCTGAGCCTAAAGCCACTACAAATCAAGGCAACATACTACAAAACCTACTAACCTGTGGTGAAACAACCTTGGGTCACTATGAACACTTTATCATTGTTACAAACAAGAGTTACCAAGAGCAGTTACAACATCTCCAGTTTTTGAATTTGCTGAAAATATTCTGTGTTCTTGACTTCGACCCAGACTCTGCCAGTAATGGTCTATGCAGTGAATACCGAAAGTCCAGGGTTGCAAATCTTTACACACCTGAGCAATTTCAAGGAGAAGCTGGGACTGTGATCAAAACACTCAATTTGTACAAGCAAACTAGTTGGGTTTTTTGTAATGGAAGATTGGATCTGGATATAGAATCTAACAAACCACTGAACCCCAAAGAATGGCTGGCCAAGAGAGCTAATGATGTGAACGAGGTCATTAGATTCATCTGCAACCCTGACATTCTCCCATTGGAAAAGAAGCCTAGTGGTGTTTCTCTTGTTCTCCACAGCTGAGGCCATGAATGATCCAATTTTTGAAACATTCATGTCTTTTTACAAAAATCTAGGTGGGGCACAGAGCATCATCCATATTTGTGCATCAGAATGCGACTTTCAAAAGTGGAAAGACTTCATTCAAAACAGATGTGAAGTTGATATAACCAGACAAAGTATATATGCACTGGAAATAAGTGAAATAAATGGTTCCATACTGAAACTTGGACTGCACAGACATGCACCAGGAAGACTTTTACCATCCAGTGATGAGAGCTCAGTAATTCTTCATCAAAAGGATGAAGATCAAATGACTGCCTTAAATGTTCTCTGTGAAAAtgaatgtgaaaatgtgtatgAGGAAGACAGTGAGGAATTCTGTGAATTCAAAATCAAAACTGAGGCACAATTCTACAAAGGAGATAAAGTAAAATGGTGGAATTTCTATTTCTCAGAAAAACCCACTGCAAAACCATTCATAAAAAGGGACAAATTTGACCAGCTGACACATCTGATCAGGTCTCAAACCAAGAATCCAACAAGCACATGTGTTATGGTAAATCTTTTCCATCATCCGGGTTGTGGTGGTACAACTCTGGCTATGCACGTCATGTGGAGTCTGAGAAAAGAATTTAGATGTGCTGTGTTGAAAGACAACACTGCCTCAAATGAAGAAGTGGCACAACAAGTTGCACATCTGCTGAAATgtggtaaaaatgaaaaatcttTTCAAACACCAGTGCTCTTGTTGGTGGAGGACTCGGTGGAAACAGAGAATAGTCAAGAATTACAGAAATGTGTAAGAAAAACGGTGGATGAAGTGTCCTCTAGTGCATTAGTTGTCATTCTGAACTGCCTGCGCACAAATAATCCAAAAGACATGTACAAAGATAGTATGATCGAAAGTCAGTATCTCACAACAAATCTTTCAAAGACAGAGCAAGATGCTTTTGTGGCAAAGCTCGAAGAACTAAATGAAACTCATGAAAAACCTGAGAATTTCTACAGTTTCATGATCTTGAAATCAAACTTCAGCCAAGATTATGTGACAAATTTAGTATCTAATACCCTGAAAGGCTTTGACCTagaacataaacatgcacagcTGCTGTCCTTTCTTGCATTACTGAACTCTTATGTGGCTGATTCCAACATATCTGAATCTCTGTGTGATATGTTTTTAAACCATGAGTTTTCGTATTGGGGAAAAATGTCTGTTCTAGAGGGAATGGAGCCTTATTCGTCACTGCTCATTCAGCGAAAGGTTTCAGAACTTGGGAACTACACAGCTGTTCGTGTTCTTCATGTACGTATTGCTACAGCCTGTCTTGATGAACTGGAGAGGAGGTACAACTCTC from Alosa alosa isolate M-15738 ecotype Scorff River chromosome 9, AALO_Geno_1.1, whole genome shotgun sequence includes:
- the LOC125301087 gene encoding sterile alpha motif domain-containing protein 9-like, whose protein sequence is MNDPIFETFMSFYKNLGGAQSIIHICASECDFQKWKDFIQNRCEVDITRQSIYALEISEINGSILKLGLHRHAPGRLLPSSDESSVILHQKDEDQMTALNVLCENECENVYEEDSEEFCEFKIKTEAQFYKGDKVKWWNFYFSEKPTAKPFIKRDKFDQLTHLIRSQTKNPTSTCVMVNLFHHPGCGGTTLAMHVMWSLRKEFRCAVLKDNTASNEEVAQQVAHLLKCGKNEKSFQTPVLLLVEDSVETENSQELQKCVRKTVDEVSSSALVVILNCLRTNNPKDMYKDSMIESQYLTTNLSKTEQDAFVAKLEELNETHEKPENFYSFMILKSNFSQDYVTNLVSNTLKGFDLEHKHAQLLSFLALLNSYVADSNISESLCDMFLNHEFSYWGKMSVLEGMEPYSSLLIQRKVSELGNYTAVRVLHVRIATACLDELERRYNSPRSEVTLNLLHCDLFFKRGMGKMLFCSLSKEC
- the LOC125301085 gene encoding sterile alpha motif domain-containing protein 9-like, which produces MSRRTLPPSMEDWTREDVHHWLCQEVNVYKKYADILLEEEVAGIDLLSFKKQDLLDLGLKHGPAVRIIDMRDKWKNQPQHTTQSCSVGHNNKSDIEAASFCSKGHVNVLEANDKSCAANNKPDESQAKDDVIPKTHLITSSIEHQEEDSSDLQPQQCSVITQTACDHKESTVESLIQKKNAKVSSKPLAAQREETKRSDPEQAQQSHEKKTRHIKNLCDFYPFDTVASHRYIQHNILPPETGPGNLITPVHEFKFMGRTTDINILKRKFNQEVYRFAAGCMNSRTNGTIHIGIADSKYTDFCHGEIIGIKIEQWDAIIDHFNNGLNSYFDENSEDAKKCIRQPRFVQVIYSNMTCSDLYVIEVDIVPSHNITCDKTYYIQTLESNNNWKKSKEKSLFVREGAATKDICSSNPEVFRRGLEAFKRSMTMLDSKREQMEKRPEPKATTNQGNILQNLLTCGETTLGHYEHFIIVTNKSYQEQLQHLQFLNLLKIFCVLDFDPDSASNGLCSEYRKSRVANLYTPEQFQGEAGTVIKTLNLYKQTSWVFCNGRLDLDIESNKPLNPKEWLAKRANDVNEVIRFICNPDILPLEKKPSGVSLVLHS